The genomic DNA TTTGTTGTTTAGATTGAAATGTTGAGATCAATCTTAGgcttcttctccttgatcttGATAGAATTAGAATTTGCAGCAGGCAAAGGAAGAATGGTATCACACCTCGGACATTTCGGGTTGTTCATCATCACCAAAACATACGACAAACATCCAGGACACCCAGCCGCCACGGGCGTCctatcatgatcatcatcagaaaGTACCGTATCGTCCGGCGATTGTCGTTTCTTGAACACAGCCGGAGGATCTCTCTCCGCTCTCTCCAGAGCTGATTTCACCTTATCGAGAGTGCAGACGCTCTGGAAATTGCTGCTActattagtagtagtagtgttgTTGGGAGATAACGGCATAGGACGAGAAGAACGAGACGAAGGGAGTAGCTTGAGTTCAAGCGTCGTGGTGTCGTCGAAGAGGTTTAACAAAGGCTTCGGAGGATTACTACTACTCGAATTCGGTGGGAAATTCAAATCTTGAAACGTCGGTACTGTTTGATTGGATTGTTCTGCGTTTGTTATCGACGATGAGCTCGTTGAGTTGCATCG from Camelina sativa cultivar DH55 chromosome 7, Cs, whole genome shotgun sequence includes the following:
- the LOC104703261 gene encoding uncharacterized protein LOC104703261 gives rise to the protein MAADVSSLVRLLSGYKDDRAVVKESPGAKSTALMTRDLLGSGRGSGDDRSLELDLDLQVPSGYEKRLDLKSGKVYLQRCNSTSSSSITNAEQSNQTVPTFQDLNFPPNSSSSNPPKPLLNLFDDTTTLELKLLPSSRSSRPMPLSPNNTTTTNSSSNFQSVCTLDKVKSALERAERDPPAVFKKRQSPDDTVLSDDDHDRTPVAAGCPGCLSYVLVMMNNPKCPRCDTILPLPAANSNSIKIKEKKPKIDLNISI